A section of the Telopea speciosissima isolate NSW1024214 ecotype Mountain lineage chromosome 3, Tspe_v1, whole genome shotgun sequence genome encodes:
- the LOC122654341 gene encoding uncharacterized protein LOC122654341, which yields MNSKFHIGNKTQFISHICGMDFLFGSSFIAIYYFISASFISKSMASDGYVSVIGDPGMKNANVRVGLEAWNFCNEVGQEAPDMGSPRLADCADLYCPLIKDSLGNHIHAKGSKCEAHHKVKESDNRLGAGDKFPIAEFITYNNPDLYAVVKEQYLAYLCEVQDSGDPWHFWMIMLKNGNFDTKTALCPENGKKVSPIITDRKFPCFGEGCMNQPLVYHNQSKAVSSGNQMEFLTGGFYGTYDLDANLSKGVGKNSYFSVSWDKNLSSGSWIFKHRLTTSSKYPWLMLYLRADATKGFNGGYHYNGRGIIKKLPESLNFKVRLTLDVKQGGGSNSQFYLLDIGSCWKNNGDPCDGDVLTDVTRYSEMIINPETTSWCRPNSLASCPPYHISQSGEKIYRNDTSRFPYSAYHLYCSPGNAKYLEKPFDICDPYSNPQAQELVQILPHPEWAVHGYPAKKGDGWIGDSRTWELDVGLLSSRLYFYQDPGTKPARRFWYSINVGTEIYVSHTEQTAEWTVSDFDILVPEDAGGA from the exons ATGAATTCCAAATTTCATATAGGGAATAAGACCCAATTCATTTCTCATATTTGTGGAATGGATTTTCTCTTTGGTTCTTCGTTTATTGCAATCTATTATTTCATTTCTGCTTCTTTCATTAGTAAATCAATGGCATCAGATGGATATGTCTCTGTAATTGGAGACCCTGGGATGAAGAACGCAAATGTTAGAGTTGGGTTGGAGGCTTGGAATTTCTGCAATGAAGTTGGACAGGAAGCGCCTGACATGGGGAGCCCTAGGTTGGCGGATTGTGCAGACTTATACTGTCCATTGATCAAAG ATTCTTTGGGTAATCACATTCATGCTAAAGGAAGCAAATGTGAAGCACATCATAAGGTGAAGGAATCAGACAATAGATTAGGAGCTGGTGATAAGTTTCCCATTGCTGAATTCATAACATACAACAACCCTGACCTGTATGCTGTGGTAAAGGAGCAATACCTTGCTTACCTTTGTGAGGTACAGGATTCAGGAGACCCTTGGCACTTTTGGATGATTATGCTCAAGAATGGGAACTTTGATACCAAGACTGCACTATGTCCTGAAAATGGCAAGAAAGTAAGTCCAATTATCACAGACAGAAAGTTTCCCTGTTTTGGCGAGGGGTGTATGAATCAGCCACTTGTGTACCACAATCAGTCAAAGGCTGTTTCTTCTGGTAATCAAATGGAATTTTTGACTGGAGGCTTTTATGGGACATATGATCTTGATGCCAATTTGAGCAAGGGTGTGGGGAAAAATTCATACTTCTCAGTGTCATGGGATAAGAATTTGAGCTCAGGAAGTTGGATTTTCAAACACAGATTAACAACATCTTCCAAATATCCATGGCTTATGTTGTATCTTCGTGCTGATGCAACGAAAGGATTCAATGGTGGTTATCACTACAATGGTCGTGGGATCATTAAAAAG CTGCCAGAGTCTCTAAACTTTAAGGTTAGATTAACACTCGATGTTAAACAAGGAGGGGGATCCAATAGCCAATTTTATCTCCTTGACATAGGAAGTTGCTGGAAGAACAATGGTGATCCATGTGATGGTGATGTTCTGACTGATGTAACTAGATACAGTGAGATGATAATAAACCCAGAAACAACAAGCTGGTGCCGCCCTAACAGCCTTGCATCCTGTCCACCATACCACATTAGCCAAAGTGGAGAGAAGATTTACAGAAATGATACATCCCGGTTCCCATATTCCGCTTATCATCTCTATTGCAGCCCTGGAAATGCAAAGTATTTGGAGAAGCCATTTGATATTTGTGACCCATATAGCAATCCCCAGGCACAGGAGCTGGTGCAAATTCTTCCACACCCTGAATGGGCTGTGCATGGTTATCCTGCAAAGAAGGGAGATGGATGGATTGGGGATTCTAGGACTTGGGAGCTTGATGTCGGGCTTCTCTCCAGTCGGTTATACTTCTACCAG GATCCAGGAACAAAACCAGCAAGGCGTTTCTGGTATTCAATTAATGTTGGTACAGAAATATATGTTAGCCACACAGAACAGACAGCAGAATGGACTGTAAGTGATTTTGATATATTGGTTCCAGAAGATGCTGGTGGTGCTTAG